One Nitrospirota bacterium DNA segment encodes these proteins:
- a CDS encoding lytic transglycosylase domain-containing protein, translating into MTTLHRRKARKSALLIAILWIVILGVCWVFALAVSVRAEAWTPPACMEQIADYWRIPPSLIHAIVQIESGGDPIALNVNSHGQGRRELVSSKRDAERRIARLLRERANFDVGLGQINVWTAISYGVHPAWMLDPCWNLFVTARHLREKIDRHGYNWTAIERYNGINPRYPWKVYGQLRRMAGSR; encoded by the coding sequence ATGACGACCCTTCACCGACGAAAGGCTCGGAAGTCCGCCCTGCTGATCGCGATCCTCTGGATCGTCATTCTCGGAGTCTGCTGGGTGTTTGCCTTGGCCGTGTCTGTTCGGGCCGAGGCGTGGACCCCGCCGGCCTGCATGGAACAGATTGCTGACTACTGGCGAATACCACCCTCCCTCATCCACGCCATTGTCCAGATCGAGAGCGGCGGTGATCCCATCGCCTTGAACGTCAATTCGCACGGACAGGGGAGGCGAGAGCTCGTGTCCTCGAAGCGGGACGCCGAGCGACGGATCGCGCGTCTGCTCCGGGAACGGGCCAATTTCGACGTAGGCTTGGGACAGATCAACGTCTGGACGGCCATCTCGTACGGCGTCCATCCGGCGTGGATGCTCGATCCGTGCTGGAATTTGTTCGTCACGGCTCGCCATCTCCGCGAGAAGATCGACCGGCACGGGTATAACTGGACTGCTATCGAACGCTACAACGGCATCAATCCGAGGTATCCATGGAAGGTGTACGGGCAGTTACGACGGATGGCGGGCTCGCGATAA
- a CDS encoding SUMF1/EgtB/PvdO family nonheme iron enzyme: protein MYLPRTWALVSLLLLAGLSPMASQAGVPSLQQPDAYAVVIGISQYREEVIPKVAYGVKDAEAVAKLLETQAGIPKSHIRVMTDAKATSADLRTIGDWLRMRVKPESTVYVYYAGHGTPDPKTGDAYLVPWDGHPDYPDGLYPLKALYESLNKLPAKQVLVLLDSCFSGSAGRSLLAKGARPMVLSLENPLLAAGKVVVLAASTGTQISSDYDKAGHGLFTYALLTGLHGEADQDKDGLVTLKELYPYVRKQVAETAVEELNREQTPVLLPGEEVLGARSALPVTVARARPYEALRQPGRELTGKDGAKMLLIPAGEFLMGSTEGEADEQPVHRVTLDAFYLDKYEVTNRLFQKFVRETGYETTAEKEGKAWAYVHDDKWTEVSGANWRKPEGGETVFVSNRDEHPVVSVSWYDAEAYCRWAGKRLPTEAEFEYANRGGTQTTYWWGDGNPGSRRVANIADRTNKQRFPGRPWPIMDGYDDGYGRTAPVGSFDPNPFGLHDTTGNVWEWTADWYGKDYYERSSQRNPTGPSNGKSRVLRGGSWYDEPVIVRSALRFWIQPANRNDVIGFRCVQDVPK, encoded by the coding sequence ATGTATCTTCCGCGCACGTGGGCCTTGGTCAGCTTGCTCCTTCTGGCTGGTCTGAGTCCGATGGCGAGCCAGGCCGGAGTGCCATCACTCCAGCAGCCCGACGCCTACGCGGTGGTCATCGGGATCAGTCAGTATCGCGAGGAGGTCATCCCGAAAGTGGCCTATGGCGTCAAGGATGCCGAAGCGGTGGCGAAGCTCCTGGAGACCCAAGCCGGGATCCCGAAATCCCATATCCGGGTCATGACCGACGCCAAAGCCACCAGCGCGGATCTGCGCACCATCGGGGACTGGCTGCGGATGCGGGTCAAACCGGAGTCCACAGTCTATGTGTACTATGCCGGGCACGGGACGCCCGATCCGAAGACTGGGGACGCCTACCTCGTCCCCTGGGACGGACATCCGGATTATCCCGACGGCTTGTATCCGCTCAAGGCCCTGTATGAGTCCCTGAACAAGCTGCCGGCCAAGCAGGTGCTCGTCCTGCTGGATTCCTGCTTCTCCGGCAGCGCCGGCCGCTCCCTGCTGGCCAAGGGCGCCCGCCCGATGGTGCTCTCCCTGGAGAACCCCCTTCTGGCGGCGGGCAAGGTGGTGGTGCTCGCGGCATCCACCGGCACCCAGATCAGCTCGGACTATGACAAGGCCGGGCACGGTCTCTTCACCTATGCGTTGCTCACGGGGCTGCACGGGGAGGCCGACCAGGACAAGGACGGACTCGTCACGCTGAAGGAGCTCTACCCCTATGTCCGGAAGCAGGTGGCGGAGACCGCCGTGGAAGAGTTGAACCGGGAGCAGACGCCGGTGCTGTTGCCGGGGGAGGAGGTGCTCGGCGCCCGGAGCGCCTTGCCGGTCACGGTGGCCCGCGCCAGGCCATACGAAGCCCTGCGCCAGCCGGGCCGGGAGCTGACGGGGAAGGATGGCGCCAAGATGCTGCTCATCCCCGCCGGGGAGTTCCTGATGGGGAGCACGGAGGGGGAAGCGGACGAGCAGCCGGTCCATCGCGTGACGCTGGACGCCTTCTACCTGGACAAGTACGAGGTGACGAACCGGTTGTTTCAGAAGTTCGTGCGGGAGACCGGCTACGAGACGACGGCGGAGAAGGAGGGCAAGGCCTGGGCTTATGTGCACGACGACAAGTGGACGGAGGTGAGCGGGGCCAACTGGCGCAAGCCGGAGGGCGGCGAGACGGTGTTCGTCTCCAACCGGGACGAGCATCCCGTGGTCTCGGTGAGTTGGTACGATGCGGAGGCCTATTGCCGCTGGGCGGGGAAGCGGCTGCCGACCGAAGCGGAGTTCGAATATGCCAATCGGGGCGGGACGCAGACGACCTACTGGTGGGGCGACGGGAATCCCGGCTCGCGGCGCGTCGCGAATATCGCGGATAGGACCAACAAGCAGCGCTTTCCAGGCCGGCCGTGGCCGATCATGGACGGCTATGACGACGGCTATGGCCGCACGGCGCCGGTGGGCTCGTTCGACCCGAATCCGTTCGGACTCCATGACACGACCGGGAATGTGTGGGAGTGGACGGCGGACTGGTACGGCAAGGACTACTACGAACGCAGCTCTCAACGCAATCCGACCGGGCCATCCAATGGCAAGTCTCGCGTGCTCCGCGGTGGGTCCTGGTACGATGAACCCGTGATCGTTCGTTCTGCGCTCCGGTTCTGGATTCAACCGGCGAACCGGAATGACGTTATCGGCTTCCGGTGTGTCC
- a CDS encoding HD domain-containing protein, translated as MELFSIRDTLAKVPLKHHTARVTRHALDLLAQQYRTPEPLLAKLLTIALGHDIGKIATLRQSGIYTMSDHPKISSSKLREIFAPYAVTQNLHWLDEALNSIEEHHRVSRNPLTNILQMADRKAREEEVQLMSRDITVQPWESWCKPADLLSIVAEKINVLERGQSSWRGISFEGVVYCKPEWMYEAAKKLANHRRVIDLVLVATSEKETAYRRLVETLRQADLLALDVGPGYYGLPFEIRSPHLKNPKKHALVPIKIEAFGQKAGEFEQMKEGILQTISSIKPARSGSLFP; from the coding sequence ATGGAACTCTTCTCCATTCGGGACACCTTAGCGAAGGTCCCACTCAAGCACCACACGGCCCGGGTCACCCGACACGCCCTCGATCTCCTGGCCCAGCAATATCGGACGCCAGAACCACTGCTTGCGAAACTCCTCACGATTGCCCTCGGCCATGACATCGGAAAGATCGCCACGTTGCGCCAGAGCGGGATTTACACGATGTCGGATCATCCCAAGATCAGTTCCTCGAAACTCCGGGAGATCTTCGCGCCGTATGCCGTCACGCAGAACCTGCATTGGCTGGACGAGGCCTTGAACAGCATCGAGGAGCATCATCGGGTCAGCCGCAATCCATTGACCAATATCCTGCAAATGGCGGATCGGAAGGCCCGCGAAGAAGAAGTGCAGCTCATGAGCCGCGATATCACCGTCCAACCCTGGGAGTCATGGTGCAAACCGGCCGACCTTTTATCGATCGTGGCCGAGAAAATCAACGTGCTCGAGCGAGGCCAGTCGTCGTGGAGAGGGATCTCCTTCGAGGGGGTCGTCTATTGCAAGCCGGAGTGGATGTATGAAGCCGCCAAAAAGCTTGCCAATCACAGACGGGTGATCGACTTGGTGCTGGTCGCCACGTCGGAGAAGGAAACCGCATACCGGCGCCTGGTCGAGACGCTGAGACAGGCTGATCTCCTGGCGCTGGATGTTGGCCCTGGCTATTACGGGCTGCCGTTCGAAATCCGATCGCCCCACTTGAAGAATCCGAAGAAGCACGCTTTGGTTCCAATTAAAATTGAGGCGTTCGGTCAGAAAGCCGGCGAGTTCGAGCAGATGAAAGAGGGGATCTTGCAAACCATCTCGTCTATCAAGCCGGCCAGGAGCGGCTCGCTCTTTCCCTAA
- a CDS encoding ParM/StbA family protein, whose protein sequence is MKSIGLDVGYGWTKIVDEKGVRSYPSVVGSYEAGMAIEGFTDRLDDVETVEGQLFFVGDRAVRSSSMEFQARSRSWIESLPYRVLVSHALRPYDQPEPLHVVTGLPVGYLDDRKSLTKLIRQIHRGVKHISVLPQPLGSYMDLLLDEAGATRNPALADQTVGILDIGYYTTDCLIVDRLQPRTERMTGIEVGVSLVCQRLERDLREKFRCSWRLHQLDAALRSRSIKVRGTTHDIADLVSHRVKELTLTLQRYIEQLWQDATVDQLLLTGGGAQLVEAGLGKEYPVLAVQDPAIANARGYFKYGKQIQQVQ, encoded by the coding sequence ATGAAGAGCATCGGACTCGATGTGGGGTATGGGTGGACCAAAATCGTGGACGAGAAGGGAGTTCGCAGCTACCCGAGTGTCGTTGGGAGCTATGAGGCTGGCATGGCTATCGAAGGCTTCACGGATCGGCTCGATGACGTCGAGACCGTGGAGGGACAGCTGTTTTTCGTCGGGGACCGGGCCGTACGGTCCAGTAGCATGGAGTTTCAAGCCCGCTCGCGATCGTGGATCGAATCGCTCCCGTACCGGGTCTTGGTGTCCCATGCGCTGAGGCCGTACGACCAGCCTGAACCTCTCCATGTGGTGACTGGCCTGCCAGTCGGGTATCTCGATGATCGGAAATCCCTCACGAAACTCATCCGTCAGATCCATCGTGGCGTCAAGCATATCTCCGTGTTGCCGCAGCCGCTCGGCTCCTACATGGATCTCCTCCTCGACGAGGCCGGCGCCACCCGCAACCCGGCGTTGGCCGACCAAACCGTCGGCATCCTCGACATTGGCTACTATACGACGGACTGCTTGATCGTGGATCGTCTACAACCCCGAACGGAACGCATGACCGGAATCGAGGTCGGGGTCTCGCTCGTCTGTCAGCGGTTGGAACGCGACCTTCGGGAGAAGTTCCGATGCTCGTGGCGCCTCCATCAATTGGATGCGGCGCTCCGCAGCCGATCGATTAAAGTGCGGGGGACCACACATGACATCGCGGATCTGGTCAGTCACCGGGTCAAAGAGCTGACGTTGACCCTCCAGCGGTATATCGAACAACTCTGGCAAGACGCGACGGTTGATCAGCTCCTCTTGACCGGAGGCGGGGCTCAGTTGGTCGAGGCCGGCCTCGGCAAGGAGTATCCGGTCCTGGCGGTCCAAGACCCGGCGATCGCCAACGCGCGGGGGTATTTCAAGTATGGGAAGCAGATCCAGCAAGTCCAGTAG